One window from the genome of Anticarsia gemmatalis isolate Benzon Research Colony breed Stoneville strain chromosome 8, ilAntGemm2 primary, whole genome shotgun sequence encodes:
- the LOC142974539 gene encoding facilitated trehalose transporter Tret1-like yields MKRSARIQYFVSFAVSLAAVTSGVLLAWITPVMPKFLNNETAINITKEEISWMASIGFPGFVGGSLMSRYMTDNVGRRATILGSAVPILIGTVIILNTTKVWLLYVTHFLWGVAGAIVGNVSTMYLAEISDKEIRGTLLAANRYLFSFGNFLVMCIGPFISYDTLNWIVLALPICYFIVCCFVPESPYYLLKEAKVDAARQALIKLGGSSDENELEERLTGMKSDVYKEMLRSGSLKELFTGKQYRKALVMVIGLKLAAVMTGSIAISQYLGVIIQECKMDIEMSTALIAFGAIKLLSGVLLSVIVDKIGRRPLLFYSFIGSAITLGISAYFFTRPTFFRYSSYVPFVGIIIFTVLSTVGYNSLGSILLAEIFPMNVKLVATTLINVLGGFLNFFTVKGYQQMKDILGLSGTFWFYAASAFLGALFTHFMAIETKGKSLREIQIELQGDIYDEAEDKLNKVVANEEKQESNEK; encoded by the exons ATGAAGAGATCTGCGAGAATACAGTATTTTGTGTCGTTTGCTG TGTCACTGGCTGCTGTGACGTCTGGCGTTCTACTCGCATGGATTACTCCTGTCATGCCAAAGTTTCTTAACAATGAGACTGCGATCAATATTACTAAG GAAGAGATATCTTGGATGGCATCGATAGGGTTCCCGGGGTTTGTAGGCGGTAGTTTAATGTCGCGATACATGACAGACAACGTCGGGAGGCGAGCCACTATCCTGGGAAGTGCTGTGCCTATTTTGATTGGAACG GTGATTATTTTAAACACGACTAAAGTATGGCTGCTTTACGTGACACATTTTCTATGGGGCGTTGCCGGCGCCATAGTAGGAAAT GTATCCACAATGTATCTAGCAGAAATCTCAGACAAGGAAATCAGAGGGACATTGTTAGCAGCCAATCGCTATCTGTTCAGTTTCGGCAACTTCCTCGTCATGTGTATAGGACCTTTCATATCGTATGATACTTTAAACTGGATAGTATTAGCTCTGCCTATTTGCTATTTCATCGTCTGCTGTTTTGTACCGGAATCTCCTTATTATTTGCTGAAAGAAGCCAAAGTGGACGCCGCGAGGCAGGCTTTGATCAAATTGGGCGGGAGTAGCGATGAAAAT GAATTGGAAGAAAGATTAACTGGAATGAAATCGGACGTTTATAAGGAGATGCTCCGTTCTGGCTCTCTTAAAGAACTGTTTACCGGAAAGCAGTACAGAAAAGCATTAGTAATGGTTATTG GATTAAAATTGGCTGCAGTAATGACTGGCTCTATAGCTATTTCACAGTATTTAGGCGTTATCATTCAGGAATGTAAGATGGACATAGAAATGTCTACCGCACTGATTGCATTTGGAGCTATAAAATTATTGTCCG GTGTATTGTTATCAGTAATAGTGGACAAGATTGGACGACGACCATTATTGTTTTACTCTTTCATAGGCTCTGCAATCACGCTCGGCATATCAGCGTATTTCTTCACCCGCCCTACCTTCTTCCGATATTCTAGCTACGTACCTTTTGTAGGAATCATAATATTCACTGTATTATCAACTGTGGGTTACAACAGCTTAGGTTCTATCCTCCTTGCCGAAATATTTCCTATGAACGTTAAATTAGTTGCTACTACATTGATTAACGTTCTGGGTGGGTTTTTAAATTTCTTCACCGTGAAAGGATATCAACAGATGAAGGATATTTTAGGCTTGTCCGGAACTTTTTGGTTCTACGCCGCGTCGGCTTTCTTAGGAGCTCTGTTCACTCACTTCATGGCTATTGAAACCAAAGGCAAGAGTTTAAGAGAAATCCAGATTGAGTTACAAGGAGATATATATGATGAGGCTGAGGACAAATTGAACAAGGTTGTGGCAAATGAAGAGAAGCAAGAgagtaatgaaaaataa